The DNA window aaaagataGGATCTGTAATTACTTACGTATAGGGAAATCTGTGATGTAATATTGGTTGTCGGCCGCTATGAAGATTTGAAGAATAAGTTGAAGAGCAGACTCCAGGAAGCCGTCGATCAGTCCCAGAATGGTGGCGTCTCGTTTCTCCTCCGTCGCCCGCTTCCGCAGTCTTTGGGCCTTGGCACTGTTCTCCTTGTCCCTCTCCATCCTGATGCTGTGTGAGGCGTTGTAGATGTACTCCGCCTGTCTGAAATACACAAACACAGTTATCATAAAAACATATGGTGTGATGTCATAGAGTTAAACTGTATATAAAACCGATTTAGCCAGAACAGTTAGCAATGGTTAAACTGGGATTAGGTTAGAGGAGGGATTAGTAAAAGTTCTGGAACATTTACTACAATAAACTAATACGTTCAAACCGAAAGTTAAATTGCTACAATAATGTGATATAGCAGTTAGTTCAAAGTGAAAGCAAACCTTATCATTCTTACCTCCACAAACGTCCCAGCTGAAGAAACGAAAGTAAGATCCTAAACAGATACAGGGTCCTGGCATGCTTGTACTCATGACGTATGTCCCTCTTGTAGTACATCTTGTACCAGATCATTGAAATAATACCAGATATGACGGAGGGCACGATGATGAACCCCGCTGTCAGATACAGATGGGACCATCTCTGTTCTGTGTAGTAGTAGATCAACAGCCGAATGTCTGTACCGTAGTCAATCGCAAAAGTCAAAAAACCAATAAAAGCCAAAATAATGTCCTTAATCTGGAATTTCGGCGGCCAATCTGGTTTGTCAGAGGGTTTGGTTTTGATTGTGAGACAACAGAAGGTATTGTTGCCGTCATCAGCATTCTCAGTAGTTACCTCCCCTTCAGCTGGAGGGGAAAGGAGGGGTTTATTTACTGTTTCGTTTTCTGCAGTATCGTAGTCCGGGGCCGGGTGTTGATCAGATGGGGTGTTTTCTTGTATATTCTCCAGGGATTGGGTTTTCGCTACTTTCGCTTTGCTGTCATCTGCGACTGGTTTTTGATCTTTGGATTCTGTTTCAGGAACATTATCATCCACAGAGATCGCTCGTCTAGCCATGGCCGCCTTAGCAAGCTCTTTCGGTTTCTCTTGCTGGCCTTTGTATACAACACTGCTCTTTAAATCCATGTCCTTGATTCCTGGTGGCAATTCCACTTTTCCATCCATATCTTCATCGTTCGTTTTTTCTTGTACAGTTAGAGCTTCTTTGTCGCCCATCTTCCGAAGTTAACAACAACAGAACAAAAGCCACGCAGGATGTGAAACCGCAAGTAGGAAAATCCGCTTACCTTGAAAAACGCAATGACTCATATGTATGTCATACCTGAGCGAGTATGGCGACACGCTCAAAACATAAAACCTCCATTGTCCAGTAATTTCGAGAGCACCTATCCCGTGGCTTCCTGTAACTGATGGTATCTTCACCATCAATATTTTAGCTCACTCCATGATGATGTTTATTGTTAACgcaattaattttattgtttttatttaaattgtctGATTTTTACCAATAAACGAGAAGTGTATTTTTAAGTTTCTATTTATATCCCCGTGGAGGTTTACTATTACCTGGTAAATCTGTTTCATAAGAGAACCATTCAAATGACGGTGTGTAGAACCCAGGGGCTCCATCGTGTTGATTTGTATCGATCACTTGTTTAAACATAGCTTTCAAACTACGCATTAAACATATATCTAATTGTTCagtcattttaaatcaaaatcataatttttttaacatatcaaattttttttttaaatttaatgttcTTCCAGAAATGTCTTTTCATGTATGTTGCATTCGGAATCTATTGTTAAATTCAACCATTCAAATATTGATatctataaatgtataaatctACATATGTACAATAACGGACAGTTCGTCAGGAATTACATGCATACGGCATTTTGGATTTTCGTgttcaaatacaatgtacaaccCGAGGGTATTAACTGTTATATTGAACAAAATCATCCAAACATTGCTCCATATTTTGATGTTAAATACACAtttgattaattgatttatatatcTAATCATCTGAATAAAATACCACATAAATTCTATTTTCTTACCTAATTTAAAGTTGGCCCATTTACATGATTTGTTATTTTCCCTGGGATTTTAGATTGATAATGATTAAGAGCTGTTGACAAATCTCACCAAAACGGTTGCAAGTATTTACAGATGAGGGATTAA is part of the Crassostrea angulata isolate pt1a10 chromosome 3, ASM2561291v2, whole genome shotgun sequence genome and encodes:
- the LOC128177540 gene encoding uncharacterized protein LOC128177540 encodes the protein MGDKEALTVQEKTNDEDMDGKVELPPGIKDMDLKSSVVYKGQQEKPKELAKAAMARRAISVDDNVPETESKDQKPVADDSKAKVAKTQSLENIQENTPSDQHPAPDYDTAENETVNKPLLSPPAEGEVTTENADDGNNTFCCLTIKTKPSDKPDWPPKFQIKDIILAFIGFLTFAIDYGTDIRLLIYYYTEQRWSHLYLTAGFIIVPSVISGIISMIWYKMYYKRDIRHEYKHARTLYLFRILLSFLQLGRLWRQAEYIYNASHSIRMERDKENSAKAQRLRKRATEEKRDATILGLIDGFLESALQLILQIFIAADNQYYITDFPILSSLLASWVSTSLIITTYYRANRKAQKDKQNVDYVSSFFYLLWRMFELGPRYILLGLCAAYFKPWVFIVAVPHVIFVVLLYRFTKAELAGICDDPSEEEPAKENEAVSAENGDVKASGTETENGDATAGENKTENKTNDQQGQSKGCGVPILQYAFLVILGFIGLFSFINLKEGKTRYLTFIYYVVYYAENLVMVALLVWLADDRLPPPDCYVLVVAPIGIVGHVISAGLFYMCFHPQTAGERRIIAPRVKINCPILRK